TTGTCGACAAGTGGGGTGACATTGTTAAAGATGTTATCGACATCTCCAAGGACCAACCCGTCTATGACCCCCGCGGACTGGATCGGGCTGGCGTTCATTACCACAAGTTTCCTACCGTGTCCAAGATCCCCCCACAGGCCCACGAGATCGAGGCCTTTATTAAACTTGTCGATGGACTCCGCGAGAAGCAGGCGGAGCGGGCTGTCGCCGAAAACTGGCCCAACCCAGAAAAGTGCGTCGTTGGAGTCCACTGTCATTACGGCTTCAACCGCACGGGATACTTTATTGTGTGCTATCTCGTTGAGCGGTGCGGCTATGGTGTCCGAGAGGCTATTGATGCGTTCGCCAGGGCCCGACCTAATGGGATCCGCCATTCCCACTTCTTGGACAGGCTATATGTGCGATACAACGTGGATGCTGTCCCTCATACCGAGACTTGacatcatcgccctcatGTCAGTATAAGATCTTGATCCGAAGGAAGGGTTGGTGGATAGGGAAGTGTAGTTGAATCGAAAAGGGGGGTTCTTGTTGGGTTAGCAGGTTGGCGTCTGGATGATTGATTGTCTTGTTATAAGAAAGCGAATGAATAGATGGCTGGGCCAAGCGTATGGATTTCACAGTATGGTTCTCCTGGGATGGAAGGGTGGAGTTGGCGTTATGATCTATGGATATCAACATTTCATACTGAGATAGCGCTCTTGTCGAATTGATAATAGTTTCACTCTATCATGGTGATTCGCTTCTGAGACTCTTGTTGTTTGAAATAGAATGAATTGTTTCGTCTGCCTACCCAACGTCCATTGATCTCAGTCATATTCTAGTGACGACAACTACCAAAGTCAAGAGACCAAATCAAACATGGATATTCCAACATGTTACTCCCAATGTTGCCCAGTGTCAATTCCCCTTGAAAACGATTATCGAAAACATTCGTGAATCATGAATGCCTATACTCAAGTCCCAGTTTCATTCTGTAAACATCCTCCTCTTAGATGTGATCTCTAGCGACAGCTTCTATAATGCCATCTATTCTAGATCGATGCGAGGACGTGGTACTCGGCACTGCCAAGAACCGATTCCTCATCTAGTTCATCTGAACCCTTAAGAAGAGACttgtccatcttctccttgagtTCTTCGGTAATGACATCCACGTCGACATCGAGGTACTCGCGCAGGAACTTGCCAACGTCAGTGTTCTCAACGTTGCCTCGGATGGCGTCAGTGCCCGGGCCGCCAGAGCTGTAGATGTTGACATCGACGGCCGTGTGGCCGTGGGTGCTCCATCCGACATGGGCCCGCAGGGAGATGAGGGCCGAGAAGAGGACAAGAGCGCTCTCGGGGTGCtcggcgatggtggtgatCTCCTTGTCCGAGGCGTTGGAGATACCAAGGCCGcggatgatgagctcctcgttGATAtacttcttgagcttctccaggtcctTCTTCGACTCAGACTCAGACGCAAGATGGGCGTGGAGCTTGGCCGCAAGCCACTCCGCCGAGGCGGTAGCGTTGGCAAGGACCTTGGGGTACCAGTTATAGACTGGGAGGTGACCGGGTTCCTGGATGGCGGTGGCGAGACCACCAGTTTCATGGTCGCTGGTGGCGACAAGGACGGTTTCAGTCTTGCTCTGCTTGATGAAGTCGAGAACGGCCTTGAAGGTCTTGTCGTACTCGAGGACCTCGTGGACCTGAGCCGCCGGGTCGTTAATGTGGCCGGCGTGGTCGATCCTGCTGCCCTcgatcatgatgaagaagcccTTGTCGCTCTTCTCGGTCGCCTTCTCAAGAGCGCGAAGAGCAGTCGTGGCCATCTCACTCAGAGAAGGGTAGATGTCGTTGAGGTTTCGGCGGTCAATCTCGAAGGGAATGTCAGAGGGTGCAAAGAGCCCAAAGAAGGGAAGTTCGACGTTCTCGCCGCCCTTGAGGGCATCAAAGCCAGAGCGGCTATCGGTGTAAGTCCAATTGTGCTTCTCAGTGGCAAGTTTGATGACATCCGTGTCGTCGGCTCGGCAGCTGCCCTCAGTTCCCTTGGCGAGGTAGTTGCATCGGCCACCACCAAGCATAAGGTCTACAGTCCGTCCAAGGGCGCCCTCGCCGATCTGCTGGAGAGCGATCTCGTCCTCCATTTCTCGGACCCTGACATGGGAGTTGAAACATGCAGGTGTAGCATCCTCGATTTTGGTTGTAACAACGAGACCGGTATGGTATCCGGCGCGTTTCGCAGCCTCGAGCACGGTTCCGCAGGGGTCGTGGTTTGGCAGGACGGCGATGGCACCATTGTAGCTCTTCTTGCCGCAAGAGAAGGCGGTCGCGCCGGCAGCGCTGTCGGTGACGAGGGAGCTGCTGGAGCGAGTACGGCTGGATCCCCAAAAGTGCTTGTCGAGGGTCAAGACGTCGTCGTGAGGGAGGCCCTGGACGAACTGCCTGTAGCTGCGAGTCAAGGACAGCGGCGCGGGGCCCATGCCGTCAGAGACCATGAAAACGAGGTTTCGCTTCGCCGAGGGAACATTGCGGTCGTGCCTCGTCTGCTGCTCATGCTGTGTCCAGACGGCAATGACGATGACTGCGGCGGTGGCTACAAGAGCCCAGACAAAGAGGCCGAGCTCGCGAATGCGCGAGTGCCGGACAGCCTTGCGATTATCTGCGTCATCGGAGCGGCCGTGACCGGACAAGAGAGGATCGCTTTCGTTGGCCTCATAAAAAGCCATTGTTAGCTAAAAATCCGCGTAACAGCTTCGTGATACAGAGGAGTAAGACAAACCATGGTTAAAAATGACGGGCCAGCGTCGAGAGTGTGGTTGATAAAGGGAAGAGTTTAGAGCTCCGGCGAGGCAGCGAGCGATAAGATGGCCGCCCTGGTGGCGTCTCAGTAAAGTTCTATCAGGCAGGGCGCGGGACCCGGAGGCCAACAGGGGTCCCAACAGGGGTCTCTACTGCATGGGGCCGCTAACGTTCACTGGGGTGGACACGCTGCTCCGGAAGTGACATCAGTGGTTCACGTGGGAGGGACGGGAGAGGGTTTCATTTGCTCCGCTGCCGGACCCCAACCAGCAGTGTCTCTGTTCCTCCCAAACACAACCAATGAATACTTCTCATCTTGACCACGGGAGCATATCTTTTGACACACGTTTGAGATCATGGGGATTGATGTTTTGCCCGTTGCCTTGAGGACATCTCTTGGATCTCGCTCATCTGCCTGAACTAACTCTATTTATTAGGTCTTTGGCTGCACCTGACTCTATCCCTCCAAGACTGACTCTCCTCTTGCTTGGTCGAAACTTTATACTGACATTAGAAAAATTCTACCTCGAGTGCGGCCCGTCGTTTCAATAGCCTATCGCCCCTCCCGACGACCCGACACCATCTCATGCAGCAAGCTTCGGGCAAACTCCACACTGAGAGAATCCATTCGAATCGGTCTCTCAACGAGACATGCTCCTATCACCTCACGATTTCCAAAGAAACCCCTCACCCAGACGACGTGTCCCGAGTTTTGATGTCAAATTTGCTGCTCAATGAGGGCGCTTCCTGAAGCAGGAGGTTGCGGACTCTCCCGGGTTTGTGGACGGTCAAGCGACCGATTTCGGCAAACCTCAACAAGTCACATACGATCCCAGTGGATTGCCAATGGACCAACATCGATGCAATGGACCCAATAGGCGTTCGAACCTTAGTGACATTCTGGTGCCACGGACGGGGGGCTGTGGTTCTCTCGTCACGCTTTGAAGGACGGATAACCACGTTGCCTCTCGGAGCGAGTGATGACGGCTGTCAAACCGGTTCGCACAGGAGAAAGTTGCTACACACTCACGAGCAATGGTAGAGAGCTCCCAGCAGGAAATGAAGCTGTCTCGTTCGTTTAAACAAACCCTCCCAGTCGCGGATTGTGCGTTTGCGAGTGATGGATGGCAAATCAACTCTGCAATCCGCAGCAAGGCAAGATGATGCCGACTGCGTCGACTGCAATCGGAATCCCACTGCCTCAAAAGACGTCAGCCAtcagcatcaccatgtcCCGTGCCTATCCGAGCACCTTTGTCGGGACACAGCGCAGCGAACAGACCGAGAAAGCTACCCCCCGATCAAGATGCCCCCATGTGCGGCTACATCTTATTAGTGAACCTCTGCGGATGTTATGGCGGCTTCGAGTTTGATACGTCCTGCGACCGGATCTTTGAAGAGCTGAACAGAATAAACGATGCCGACGCCTGGGGTCCTGATACTATCAACGAGGTGCCCTTCTCGTTCCCCGACGAGTGCGTCCCTGGCTGGCACAACACGCGCTTCATCATGACCTACAGGGTCTGTTGCTCTCAGTGGTGGTTTAATTGCCCTTCGGTTACAGTTCCTGGCTACCCATGTCTCTACTACTACGTGGAGAACGTGTAGCATCGAAAAAGAAACATTGGCGATTGTACGATACTGGTGAAGATATTAGACGGAATCAACTCACGCTAAAAGGGGCGGAGTTTAAGGCGTGACAGGTGTGTTAACTTGGCGTTTGGAGAGAGGAGCAGTCATTTCGAGGTTAAGGTGGGTTTGGGGGCGTTATTCAGACAGGTCTTGTTATTTACTCACGATGTTGTCAGTGAGATAGGCATTCATCGGAAAATGCTCCCCTCAATACGGCAACACATTCTTCAACTGTTGCATATTACATTCTGTCTGGACCTTCAGCTTGATATGTGGTGTGTGGGACCTTTTGTGCTCTGCTGAACACGATCGACCGGTCAGAAATGGTCGAAAATAGTTCCGCCGGCTGTGTTATACGACGCCAGACGTTCCCCAGCGTCTGAAGCAGGGCCGTTGTGACGTCGTGCCGGGGATGAGATACATGTCAGAgacgaggatggcttcaGGGATGAAAAGAGGGTTGTACATTAGAGGAGCTGAAGAGTGGGAGGTGACATGGAGGTTGTCCCCGTTGGGCCGGCCGCAGGTGTCAAAGGTCATGCCCCTTGGTTGTACTGGGTGTTTTGAAACGTCCTACcaatgaggccgtcgtgaTAGGTATTCAGAGACTACAAGTAGGAGTACGATATGCTTTGTATTATTAAGTCTTCTTAATACGCCCACGCCGCGATAGCTTGTAATAAGATCCTACCACTCGAGGTCCCTTCCCAGGAGGTAATTCTgtaaatattaaaagaaatttCTTACCTTATTTCTAATAAAAATTCTATCATCTTTAACAACCACTCAACTTTGAGAATGACTAACTTGCTGATTTGTCGCCCAGACGGCAGATTGTGGGTTGGAAATGCTTGTTCAGAAGCTTGGCCAAAGGCAGCATGTAACTGAGCATCGGCGATTGGCGTGGGGAATTTGACGCCCAGgtccatcccatcccttgGAGCGAAACACGCAGCGCAGCAACGTCATAATTGGCGATGACTTCCAACAGGGGACGGATAATCGGCTTCGAAATTCGAGACGAACAACTGGCACTAGCTGAGCCGAGCGACGCCTGAATCAATCCCGCTGACATTACCTGGTCGATTTCGCTGCTGGCCGCTGACGGTGGCTTCACTTCTGGATGGTCGAGGCCCCAGCCGATCCCTGAAACCAATCTTGGTGCTGACGGGACTGGACCTGGTGTTCCCCTGCGTCGCGAcgctccatccatccatggatgcaAGGCCAGCAcgcaacccaacccaacttTACCCTTGAATTTATTTTCGGCTTCGTATTACCTGATGGACATAAAcgggtcttttccttttcacCCCTTTCTACCCACTTGAAGAGGTTCCTGGTCCTGGTGGCTTGAGCGGCTGCTGCAGATTatcctctctcctcccagTTAAACCTTCGATCTTGGGCCTCTCCAATCTTCAGCGTTCGCTCTCTCCTTCCCGACAACATCATGCctcaagacgacgaggacgaaggcCGCCCGAGCCATTCCTCAAACACCAACGTATCCAATCAGGGCGACGATAGCAGCGATAGCCGGCATGTTCGATACAACCTCACCGTCGATACCCAGAACCTCTCGCCGCCCCAGGCCAGTCCCAACAGGCCTGCGCGATCCGACACTGAGCTGCATCGCCAGATGACCTTTTCGCCCTCGCTGCTGCGCCGCCGAGTGACTCGCGCCCCGACCTTTAAGACTGTCGAGGACTACGATGAATTCGATACCACCTTCAGCGCCCGCCCGGGCTGGCAGCCCGGCTCTGAGCCTGGCTACGACCCAATGCTCCCCGATGGCGGACATGCGTCAATGCCGACTCTGACGGCGCCCTGCGAGATCTCCGTCATCGACTTTTCGCAGCAGGCCGTGCTCAAGCATCACTTTGACAATGAGGGCTTCATCAACTTTCTGGAGCTGCCTAAGGAGGATTGGGTCAAGTGTCGCTGGATCAATGTCAATGGACTCAGTTGGGATGTCATACAGGCCGTGGGCAACAAGAAGGGGCTGCACAAGCTGGCGCTGGAGGATCTGATGCAGATTAGGAACCGCACAAAGGCCGATTGGTATCCCAACCACGCCTTCATTGTCATGACTCTGCAGAAGCTCGTCCACCtggtcgacgacgacgatgattCGACCGATACTAGCAGCACCTACTCGAGCAAGTCGTTCCATGCGCTGAGGGGATCCATCAGGGAGCTCTGGAGGAGCCGCAGGTCGTCGGACCCAGAGAAGAATGCGCCGCCTCATGGACTGCGACCTCAGGATGTCACCACAGATCTTCAAGAGACTGGCATGATCCGGACCCTACAGCGATACCATGCCTCTGGGAACGAGGCGCGTACCGAGTTCATGGAGAATCACTCGTCCCTCGCGCCCTACCAGATGGCCATCTCGGCGGAGCAGGTCTCCATCTTCCTGACATCGGACAACACCgtcatctccttcttcgAGGTCTCGGCCGGCGACATTGAACGCCCCATCTTTACGCGCCTTAGCACGCCGGGCACCATCCTGCGCGAGTCCAACGACGCGTCCCTACTGTGTCAGGGCATCATTgacgccatcatcgaccttGCCATTCCCCTGACGGCCGTGTACACGGATATCATTGCTGATATCGAGATCGACGTGCTCACGGCGCCGAGCGTCACGCAGAGCAAGAAACTCTACATCTGCATCAGCGAGATCAATAAGATGCTCAGCTTCCTCAACCCCATCGACAACGTTGTCAACGTTCTTCGCGACCACAAGACGTACATGACACACGATCAGGCCCAGAAAGAGCTCGAGAACGCCGGATCcggcgtcatcatcacccccATGACACACACGTACCTCGGCGACGTGCTCGATCACTGCATCATGATCACCGAGTCCCTTCATCAGCTCAAGCAGTCATCGGACAATTTGATTGATCTTATCTTTAATACTATTTCTGCTGGACAGAACGAGTCGATGAAGCAGCTTACTACCGTCACCATTATCTTCTTACCGCTTACGTTTATTACTGGTTTCTTTGGTCAAAACTTTGACGAAGCGACATTTCCcgatcttcatcatcctaTTTGGTATTTGTAAGTTGTCCAGTCTCTGATGCCTCTGATGATATGCTAATGATTATCACAGCTGGGCCTGTGCTGTGCCTACCGTGGTCGCAACAATCCTGATTCTCATGAGAGAGATGATCTACAACTGGCTTGTGCGCATCGTGCAAAGGAGACACATTGTCACGCtcagaaagaagaagaagaagaagacgaggcaGCAAAAGATAAAGCTCAAGGTGTAATGGCTTGGATTGGATACGTAGTTGCAGCATTGGATGATTTGATGATACCCAGACGTTGAGAAGCAGACCAGGATATTTCCTGCTCAGGGGATATAGAGGCCGGGCCGGCATATACACTTGATTCCACAGACTTGTTTTGGCTTTTGAATCAAATTACTTGGATTGAATTTCTGGCTATGGTACCTGATAGTATCTATCTACTATGCTGACAATTGTTATTGTTGTTCATCTATGAGCGCCTGAGCCAGAGCCCTTCGttcgacgaggacgaggagctgctcTCCGAGTCAACAGCATAGGTTCTAGCGGAACCAACCTCCATTACCCCCTGGCCGTCCAAGGCCGTTGTAGAGAGACATCCTCCACTTTGCTCTGCCCTCTTGAGTGCGTTCCAGTAATGGCTGAGGGCATGGTCGAACGAATGCGTCAGCATTGCTTCCATACGATCCTTGGGCTCCATCCTCTCAACTTCCgcaatcttctcctcgatgctTGCCACCGCCGTTCTGAAGCGCTTAGCGTCAGAAGCCAcggcaaagaggaagagacgTCCAAATAGGTGAAGCCAATACTGCATGGCCTCACGCTGGGGATGCCACAGGCCATAGCGGAACACCAGCTTCGGCTTCGTGTCTGGGGCGAGGTCTAGCGCGACCGTCATCTCGCCGGCAGTGTTCTTGAGCATTCCGGAAAGCTCGGGCAGCGTGACCGCACTCCAGATCATGTGGATGCGCTCCTGGAGGAGTTGGTTCTTCAACTGGGGGATGTAGTTGTCCATGATTTCCGCCTCAACGGGGAACGAAGGCCGTGACAACGCCAAAGTCCGCTCGCGCtcatcttggtcaagggAGCCCTCTTGAAGGAATTTGCTTGGCCTCATGGCAATGTTGGATGACTCTGTAATTGGGACATAGTGACTGAGCTTCGGGTCCTTGGTATCAGGTCGCagggcgaggagaagctctggCTCCAGGAGCCAGACCAGCGTGAgcgccttcttggcgtctGTAAGGTCGAAGCCTTCATGCTGGAGGTTCATGTATACGCGGAGCTGGCATGTAGAGTTACTGTGAATCTTGGTGTCGGCGCGAAGAAGACCTAGGACAGTCTCCATTTCGATCTTGCCCCTGAAGGGGGAAATTGGGGCCATCCCTGACTGGGCAGTTCCTCTTCCGAGGTCTTGATCTCCATATCGGTCCTTTGGGAGGATGGACAGCAGCGAAGTGTAGGGACAGCGGAGGCGAACTCCGACCCATTCGTAGTCTCCAGGGCTGCTAGTGGTAGCAACAGCGTTGTGAGCTGGAGTGAAGAGCCAGTAGGCCATACGATGGTCACCACCGCTTGGCTCTTCGCCCTTGACTGGCTTTTCTATGGTAAAAGCAAGATCATCCGGGGCTGTGCTGTCATTCTTATACGCAACGGCGCCTTGGACGCAAGGCTTGCTCATGAGGGTGCGGGCGAGGTACTCAGCGCAGTGCTCGACACATGCCGCTGTGGGATTGGACTCGGTGGCAGGACAAGCCCACCGGGTACGGTCGTCGGCTTCTGCTGTGTAAGTCTGGCTGGACTTCTCTTTGGCGACGAGAAAGTCGACTTCGACGCTCCACTCGACAAGGTCGCTCCAGTTGGTGCGCTCGGAGTGACCAACGAGGGTCTGTGACGAGGAAAGAATATCCGACATTGGTGGTCTGTATACCTAGAAGCGTTCTGAGTCGGATGGCGGTCTGTGTTGATTTGGGGGACCGATCAGGGGCGCCATCGGTGATGATATATATAAGATGAGTCTGGGACTTTCCTTCACTCTCGGACGTGAGTCGCTGTGAAGCCATGCTGTGAAGAGCGACGAGCAAGGATGACGAAGTTACTGAATCAGGAATATTGTATAGAACTATGTACTgagaagatgttgaagagaGAGTGAGAAAGGGGGAAAGCGCGATTCATTGTTCCCTTTATGGACGTGATGCAGAGTAACAAAGGCGGAAAAGTAACCGACCAATGAGTTGAATACACCTCGAAGACTCACATCAGGTTCAAGAATGGCGGTGACAAGCATATCATCTAAAAACCACCGCTTCTGTGAATATCTGACATGCAAGCCTGCGAGAGACTGTCGCCAAGACAGGAGAGAGGGATTGCCCCATGAAACAGTCACGGGTCGATGGGTAGCTTGTCCAACTTGTGACTCTGTGCCATGTTTGTGAGGTGTTACAGCTGCGGAAGCCTGTTTCTTAAAATAGTTCTTTTGCAATTGCGAGAGATTTACTCCACCTAGTTGTCCAAGTAGAGGAATATCCCCTATTCGggagtgtgtgtgtgagtgCGAATATATCATGAAGGCAATCTTTGACATGTTTTCCGCTACCAAAAGCCAAATAGTATCAAACTTATGGATAACGGTAGGATTGCCTTGTCGTATACAGCCGTGATATCGAGACAGCTGTGCAACCAAGGCCAGGGTCATCGGGACGAGCCTTGTGTGACATCCAGGGGCTGGCCCTCTATTGTAGGCGGTGGATGCGCGTGGATGTTTGGGCTATTAGAACTTTAGCTGTTGTAAGAAGAAACAATCGCAACGAGAATGGCCCCTGGCGACCCTATTATAGTGAGATATGTGCGCAAGTGACGAGCCCCGTTGTCCCATCCGATGAATGGTTGGATTCCTAGGCATTCTCACCATCATTGTTACTGTACCTACCAGGCCCCGATATTGAAATGGCCAAATTAGCACAAATCAGTTCAAAATATGCCTCAATAGGTACTTGACTAAATTCATCAACCAAACAAGATCTGCCAGCTCgaggtgatggtgttgaggtcaTGAGTGATTACGTAAAGCCGGAGCTCGAGCTTGGGCCGTCTGGAGCCTGCAGGCAGCAACACCCATTCTCGGATCACCAAGCCCCAGCTGAAGCTCACTTGTTTACATCAGTGGAGCTTACAGTCCTTCTTTCTTCCTACATCCAACCTATATATACCCCAACAAGGAGAATGTGAACGCCCTAGATCTTAATGATTCTTTTGCGCTTTTTGCGTTAGTCTTCAAGTCTGGGTGTCAGCAACGTTCCTGCATCAATACTCCGCTCATACAATCTCTCATACTCTCATCATGGGAAGTCAGCGAGAAGAGAGGGCCCAAACCGAGGATGCGAAACATGAAGACGAGATCCAATACGGTACGGTGGGCATGACACAGGAGGAAATGGAAGAAAAGCAAGCCATCTCTCCCACTTTGCTCTTGCATCAATTAACATCGTCCAAGATATCCGAACCGCCCAAAGAATCACTCAAAGACCCTAGTCTTCTCTGAGCTGTTTCGAGAGTTGTTTAATCCATTAAGCGAAAACAAGAAGCAAAATGCCACCGGCGCAGGCCCTAGAAAAGCCTTTAGAGGTGTCAATAAGCTCTCACCGCACGAGCAGCGACGACACATTATCGAGCGCTTCATTGTGCGATGGCGCAAAGAAGTCGGTCCCGATTTCTACCCTGCCCTACGTCTAATTCTCCCTGATAAGGATCGCGACCGAGGTGTTTACGGCCTCAAGGAGAATGCCATAGGAAAGCTCCTTGTGAAGTTGATGAAGATCGACAAGAGCTCTGAGGATGGCTACAATCTTTTGCACTGGAAGTTGCCTGGTCAAACCACTGCCTCTCGCCTGGCTGGTGACTTTGCTGGACGATGTTTCGAGGTCATTTCGAAGCGCCCGATGCGCACAACCGTCGGCAACATGACAATCGCCGAGGTGAACGAGCAGCTGGATAAGCTTGCTGCGTCTACGGGAGAGGCAGAGAACCTGCGTGTCTTTGAGATTTTCTACAACCACATGAACGCTGAAGAGTTGATGTGGCTTATCCGGATCGTCTTGAAGCAGATGAAGGTCGGTGCCACGGAAAAGACC
This Fusarium keratoplasticum isolate Fu6.1 chromosome 6, whole genome shotgun sequence DNA region includes the following protein-coding sequences:
- a CDS encoding Alkaline phosphatase, yielding MLTMAFYEANESDPLLSGHGRSDDADNRKAVRHSRIRELGLFVWALVATAAVIVIAVWTQHEQQTRHDRNVPSAKRNLVFMVSDGMGPAPLSLTRSYRQFVQGLPHDDVLTLDKHFWGSSRTRSSSSLVTDSAAGATAFSCGKKSYNGAIAVLPNHDPCGTVLEAAKRAGYHTGLVVTTKIEDATPACFNSHVRVREMEDEIALQQIGEGALGRTVDLMLGGGRCNYLAKGTEGSCRADDTDVIKLATEKHNWTYTDSRSGFDALKGGENVELPFFGLFAPSDIPFEIDRRNLNDIYPSLSEMATTALRALEKATEKSDKGFFIMIEGSRIDHAGHINDPAAQVHEVLEYDKTFKAVLDFIKQSKTETVLVATSDHETGGLATAIQEPGHLPVYNWYPKVLANATASAEWLAAKLHAHLASESESKKDLEKLKKYINEELIIRGLGISNASDKEITTIAEHPESALVLFSALISLRAHVGWSTHGHTAVDVNIYSSGGPGTDAIRGNVENTDVGKFLREYLDVDVDVITEELKEKMDKSLLKGSDELDEESVLGSAEYHVLASI